Below is a genomic region from Coleofasciculaceae cyanobacterium.
CTATATAGTCCTTAATTAGAATCAGCAATTAATACTGAAGATGCTAAAAAAAAACAACTATAAATAGCTTTAAAATTTAATTGGACAAATTGCATTTATTCTTTAACGACAAAGATTAGTCGAGCAAACATATGCCGATCATTTTATGGCGATCGCTTTAATTGTCAACTATTTTAATAGTTAAATATACATTCCCAGAATAGTAACTAAGTCAGAAATAAGATCGACAATCAAGGTGTTACCAATAACGCAGCGAAGAACTCGAATACAACTAAATGCGAGTTGTAATTATTACCTACAATTGTCTGATTAAGAATACTCACAAAATGTCATAAGTTTAAAATTGACACAAGTATTGAGCAAATACTCAAATAATACCTATCATTCCTCAAAAGTAATAAGAAACTTGGTAGGTTGGGGAGCCACTGCGTTGCAGCAAGTGGCGTTAGAACAAAGCGTGAAACCCAACAAAATCTTATAATCGTTCGGTTTCGTACCTCAACTACATACAATTTAAAAAGAACTAGCGTTTGTGGATACTTCTGACTTCAATTGATAAATGTTAAATGTTATACAGTGATGGGAAAAGTTATTGCGGTAAGTATTAATTCAAGCCACTCTTTTAGCAAATCAAATAGGGAAAAAATCAAGCTATTAGCCGGTTTAGGTGTGGAAGGAGACGCGCACTGTGGAAAGACAGTTAAACATCGATCGCGCTTAGCTAAAAATCCGAAGCAACCTAATTTAAGACAGGTACATTTAATCCATGCTGAACTGCATGAAGAGTTAAATAATGCTGGATTTAATATTTTACCTGGTCAAATGGGAGAAAATATTACAACGATGGGGATTGATTTATTGGGGCTGCCTACTGATACGCTGTTGCATATAAAAGAAGCTGTAATTCAAATAACAG
It encodes:
- a CDS encoding MOSC domain-containing protein; its protein translation is MGKVIAVSINSSHSFSKSNREKIKLLAGLGVEGDAHCGKTVKHRSRLAKNPKQPNLRQVHLIHAELHEELNNAGFNILPGQMGENITTMGIDLLGLPTDTLLHIKEAVIQITGLRNPCAQLDNFKPGLMAAVLDRDKEGKIIRKAGIMGIVLASGVISAGNIIQTEFPSLPHRPLEKV